Part of the Zingiber officinale cultivar Zhangliang chromosome 8A, Zo_v1.1, whole genome shotgun sequence genome, TGTGTTTGATTCTTCACTACTTTTGTCTGGAGTGGGCACAAGCAATGTGAGAGATTCAGGGTACATGTTAAATTTTTGTTAACATGTCAATTTGTCATTCATATTTTTATAGGTAGGTTGTGAACTGCTCAAAACTATTCTAATTGCTTGGAAATGCTAATTTGATTCTTGTATGCCTTGACTTTCAATATTCTTTATAAAACAATAAGTTGGCACATGAAAATTAGAATTGATCTCAAATCTTCTGTGATTTCCCTTTAGACATTGTTCCTTTGTGTTTAACAAGAATTATCATGTAGTCACAAAATTTTGGAGATTGCATCTCTTGGATGGGTTGCGTATTACATATAGTTTCCTTATTAAATTACGTAGTTTGTCAATTTTCCATAGTGTTCAATAATACATTAAGCAAACATTATTGCCAAGAGGCAAATATACTACTGTGCCACATGATATTGCGCAACAAGAGTTTGCGATGCAAAAAAGAGAATTTCAAAGAGAAAATCAATCTAGCTTACTTATTTATTCTTTGATTCTTTCTGACTTATTAGACCATATTTTTGGCTTATCAGAAGAGGTCTCTATTTCATTGCTTTTGTTATTCAGTCAATGTTTTTTTTGGCTCTCCAAATATTCTATTATGTATGACTAGATTGCTAATTGAGGCATGCAATCCCGTGAGATTGTTGGCTGAGACACTATTTATCTTGATCATGTATCTGAAATCTATGATGAGTTGTATATGCAACAAGAATAGGACAGAAGAGGAATATTGTGCTTCTGTTATTCTAATTTGCACTGTTCAGGCCTGTGTAATGTTTTCCCCCATTTTCAAATTGATGCAGCCAGAGAGTAAAAGAGTAATGGATGGACCCTCTTTTCATGTTGACAGGGTGGAGTCTTCCCATCAGCCTTTGATGGCGGGCCCACCATTACATCCACAGCGTGCGGAATCAGCTCAACGGCAAGTGAGGGCTCTTAATTCCCAGTTTGTAAGGTTGTTTTCTTTAGTCTTCATTTTAGTTTGCTTATTCACTTTTAAAGCATGTGTATCTCTGATTACAGATTCTCCATGTTGTATCTAGCATGACTATGAGTATAAATTTCATGGATGTATTTCTTTTGACACAGGTTTGTGAATCATTGTACACAAAAGAACTATGTTTTGTTTTTGCCTTAGTTTGGTATACTAGGGTTATCAATTTTTTCATGGCATATTAGGGGTTTCCAGTTATCTCCTTTTCTATATTGTTCCTTTTGGTCATCAAAACCAATGGTATGTCGAGTTAGCTGATAATTTCTGACTTGCTGATCATGCCAAACAATAGATAGAGAATCTCACACTCCTGGTAATTATAATGCTTAATGTGGTTCTACATAGTGACACCTAAAAGTATTTGTTCTGAAGCCGCTGAACATTTATTTGTTGTCTACTTTTATGGCTAGTCACTCAAAGATGTGATTTCTAGTTTCACAGGAATTTGGTCATAGATTAATAGATGATCATCTTGATTCTTTAACTCATTATGATCTTACCTTAGTTTTTTAGGTTGTTCATTACTTCTATGTTGACTCTTCTTGTTGTAGCTTTCTTGTTGAATCTAGTGGATTTTGTATGTTTACTTAAACAGCTGGGTGCAGTCACAATTAGAAAAGCATCCAGATGAGCTTTGGGAAGATGGTGTTAACGACTATCTCTCTCATGCGTCTTCTATAAAGGTAGGTCAAATATTGTCTTGCTTTTGAGTTCTCTGTAACTTACAGATTTAGAATTATCCACATTTTCTTTAGCACACATATACCATTATGACTTTTTTTCTGTTCTGTGATGCTATGTTATTGGGCAGCAAATTTTTCTGTATTATCAACATCATGCATAGACTCCATTGGCACTTGTGTATTCTCATCATTATACCATGTTGTGTGCTACTTGTGGCTCATATAATGTTAGTTGAGCAAATGAATCTATTGAGGCTATTCTAGGAAATTATATTTACATTGTTCGTTATCTGATTGATAATCATATTGGAAATCAGGAATCTTTCGttatttcattattatttatTGCTGTTTTTCCATCATGCTTTAACTTACTATGATACTATCACTTGAGAAAGAAGCATGTGGAGTGATACAATGTTCcatatgaaattaagttatggtTTGTTGTTATGAGATGACAGTAATATCTAAATGTTCTGATATttctattatttaaaatttaataatgcaTATTGTGTAAAAATCATGATGTCATGCCATGTGCAATGATGAGGTTCATCATGAATTTCAATCTTACCAATTAACACTTTTCAGTTTTGACTTCACAGATGTTAACTGCACTGTTTCTCAATTAAATAACGTGGATAAAACTTATTCATATGATGAGGTTGCTCACATAACTGTATTAGGTGGGTTAATAATTTCATCATTGAATTACAATATTCATGCTGGCATTGTAGGGCCTGTGGACATTGGACAAGAATTTCTTTAGATCTGTTAGTATAGGCTCTTTCAATATGCATTCTATTCGCACTGTCaatattgttttttttattattttaaggaTAGACATAGTTTCAGAAGATTGTTGGTTTCTATTTTTGCACGTGATAAGTGATCTCTCGTTTGAGTGACAAGTGATCAAACTTAAAGTATGTTTCAAATCCAAGATTAGGTATAAAATTCCCAAAATTCCCACTGGAACTTggtaaaagtatataaaatcatcTTCAGCTTGAGCTCAGTTTCAAGGTGACTATTTGCTAAGTTGTTACACCACCTTGGATGTGCAGATGAAAAATCTTACAGGACACTGTATTTACCCATGGAGTTTGGAATGCCAACACTTTTCTGTTTCCCATGCAATCTTCTCCATAAATATCTTATTGCTGCGGCAATTTGTCCTCAGTTTGACAGATGGGATGAACTCCTAGATCCAAAAATCTCGTTGTTAATAATTGATAGCATGCTTAACGATGCTGTAATGTAATGCTGCATTGTTATTTTATGGAATCAACTCCCAATCAAGTACTTTTAACTTCTGTATTCTTTTACAGGGGGAATTCAAGGATGTTGTGGATTGGCTTAGGGCAAAATCTGCAAGGGAAAGAAATTTGCCAATTGCAAGATCAACAACTGATCAGAAAAACTTGGTGACCACATCTGGCTATAGTAATACAGAGATGATACAATCAGAAACAAGTAATGGGTTTACAAAGCAGCAACTCATAAATCCCATAACTAGCTTCTCCACTTTGCAGAAGCCCACTCAGAATTCTGGTTTATTTTCTTTCACCCAAATGCCAAGTTTTTCTGGTTGGTTTTTGTTATGGTTATGAAGGGATTTTGTCATAATTCAAGCTGTCCAATCACACAATCTCAATGGATTCACAGGTTCTAGCAATAACCAGAAGAACACCTTGGCCAATCTGTCGGAAAACAAGACAACAGCATTTCCATTGCTAACGACCAATGGGGTTGAAAAGCCTGCAACACTGCCTACCTTTCCAATCTTTCAAAATCCCAGCTTGCAGAGCACTGGTCTTTTCTCTTTCAGTCAAACACCAGTTTTCTCTGGTAATGGTTAATTCTGTTAACTTCTAGAATATTGTTACTCAAATCACCAAATTGGTTGAGCATTTATGTCTGATATTTATAAAACATCATAATTATGCATAAATTCATTGTAAAGATAACAATCAGCCAAATCAAGTGCATCAAAGGAAATTGTCAGAAGTCAAGTGTATGTTTAGGTGTTATAGTCACAGAGATGTTTCCTTTCTCTTGATAGTTGAGACTAGCAAATACTTTTACTGAAGTTACTGTAAatgttttttttctaatttttatgaTCAATCCTTGTGTTTTCCTTGTTTTATTTAGGAGCTCAAAGTGAGAATGCTACAAAAGCTGAAGTTTCAGGTGATGCAGATGAAGGTAGGGTGGGAAGGTCTCTAGTTTATAATGATTCTGATAGCACTCAAGTTATCTTTTCTAAATGTATTGTTGTAGTTTGActacaaaattagacttggtcaGTAGGGATGGTAGGTAGCATGGGTGGTCGGTTATTAATTTGTGATTAAGAATTTATGTGACTGCATCATAATCTTCAATATTCAAGCCACTCTTCTAGAATGCTACCTTGTGACTGTACATTACCAAACAAATCTCTTGCAATTGCTATTTGAATATAAGTCAAGTTCATGGTTCCAGCATTTGTCAGGATTCTGTTCTAACAATAAAGTGCAAGGCTCAATTATTAGCATATGTGGCTTTATGCAGCAAATACACATAAAA contains:
- the LOC122010094 gene encoding uncharacterized protein LOC122010094 isoform X2 gives rise to the protein MTRLLIEACNPVRLLAETLFILIMYLKSMMSCICNKNRTEEEYCASVILICTVQACVMFSPIFKLMQPESKRVMDGPSFHVDRVESSHQPLMAGPPLHPQRAESAQRQVRALNSQFVSWVQSQLEKHPDELWEDGVNDYLSHASSIKGEFKDVVDWLRAKSARERNLPIARSTTDQKNLVTTSGYSNTEMIQSETSNGFTKQQLINPITSFSTLQKPTQNSGSSNNQKNTLANLSENKTTAFPLLTTNGVEKPATLPTFPIFQNPSLQSTGLFSFSQTPVFSGAQSENATKAEVSGDADEEDDLEKPSSPSLERTEEKGIVVVHEVKCKLYVKPDNPDDKGWKDMGLGHLSIKCKEGEKKATKDSKPTIIIRNDVGKILLNALIYSGIKMNIQKNTIASVFHTTGGAKGVVARTYLLRLKNEVETSNLASVIKDHTPSE
- the LOC122010094 gene encoding uncharacterized protein LOC122010094 isoform X4, which codes for MLPVESSHQPLMAGPPLHPQRAESAQRQVRALNSQFVSWVQSQLEKHPDELWEDGVNDYLSHASSIKGEFKDVVDWLRAKSARERNLPIARSTTDQKNLVTTSGYSNTEMIQSETSNGFTKQQLINPITSFSTLQKPTQNSGLFSFTQMPSFSGSSNNQKNTLANLSENKTTAFPLLTTNGVEKPATLPTFPIFQNPSLQSTGLFSFSQTPVFSGAQSENATKAEVSGDADEEDDLEKPSSPSLERTEEKGIVVVHEVKCKLYVKPDNPDDKGWKDMGLGHLSIKCKEGEKKATKDSKPTIIIRNDVGKILLNALIYSGIKMNIQKNTIASVFHTTGGAKGVVARTYLLRLKNEVETSNLASVIKDHTPSE
- the LOC122010094 gene encoding uncharacterized protein LOC122010094 isoform X1, which gives rise to MTRLLIEACNPVRLLAETLFILIMYLKSMMSCICNKNRTEEEYCASVILICTVQACVMFSPIFKLMQPESKRVMDGPSFHVDRVESSHQPLMAGPPLHPQRAESAQRQVRALNSQFVSWVQSQLEKHPDELWEDGVNDYLSHASSIKGEFKDVVDWLRAKSARERNLPIARSTTDQKNLVTTSGYSNTEMIQSETSNGFTKQQLINPITSFSTLQKPTQNSGLFSFTQMPSFSGSSNNQKNTLANLSENKTTAFPLLTTNGVEKPATLPTFPIFQNPSLQSTGLFSFSQTPVFSGAQSENATKAEVSGDADEEDDLEKPSSPSLERTEEKGIVVVHEVKCKLYVKPDNPDDKGWKDMGLGHLSIKCKEGEKKATKDSKPTIIIRNDVGKILLNALIYSGIKMNIQKNTIASVFHTTGGAKGVVARTYLLRLKNEVETSNLASVIKDHTPSE
- the LOC122010094 gene encoding uncharacterized protein LOC122010094 isoform X3, giving the protein MKRGAKRVAFASDFAADAAPESKRVMDGPSFHVDRVESSHQPLMAGPPLHPQRAESAQRQVRALNSQFVSWVQSQLEKHPDELWEDGVNDYLSHASSIKGEFKDVVDWLRAKSARERNLPIARSTTDQKNLVTTSGYSNTEMIQSETSNGFTKQQLINPITSFSTLQKPTQNSGLFSFTQMPSFSGSSNNQKNTLANLSENKTTAFPLLTTNGVEKPATLPTFPIFQNPSLQSTGLFSFSQTPVFSGAQSENATKAEVSGDADEEDDLEKPSSPSLERTEEKGIVVVHEVKCKLYVKPDNPDDKGWKDMGLGHLSIKCKEGEKKATKDSKPTIIIRNDVGKILLNALIYSGIKMNIQKNTIASVFHTTGGAKGVVARTYLLRLKNEVETSNLASVIKDHTPSE
- the LOC122010094 gene encoding uncharacterized protein LOC122010094 isoform X5; protein product: MLPVESSHQPLMAGPPLHPQRAESAQRQVRALNSQFVSWVQSQLEKHPDELWEDGVNDYLSHASSIKGEFKDVVDWLRAKSARERNLPIARSTTDQKNLVTTSGYSNTEMIQSETSNGFTKQQLINPITSFSTLQKPTQNSGSSNNQKNTLANLSENKTTAFPLLTTNGVEKPATLPTFPIFQNPSLQSTGLFSFSQTPVFSGAQSENATKAEVSGDADEEDDLEKPSSPSLERTEEKGIVVVHEVKCKLYVKPDNPDDKGWKDMGLGHLSIKCKEGEKKATKDSKPTIIIRNDVGKILLNALIYSGIKMNIQKNTIASVFHTTGGAKGVVARTYLLRLKNEVETSNLASVIKDHTPSE